DNA from Phragmites australis chromosome 16, lpPhrAust1.1, whole genome shotgun sequence:
gagtgatatccttagtggatgctccaacgaggattaggaGGTGTCAACTCCTCAATACGTCGAGAAAAAATCGGTGTCCTTttatccatctctttactttttcacatttactttgaccatttacattcttacaagctTTCAATTCCGCAATCTACTTTGTGTTCTGCCTTGCTTGTTTATTTGTCTTCCTCTAGCTTATTCGTGTAGTTAGATTACATTTTATCTAGCTAAGGTTGATTACTTGTTCTAAAGCTCGGTAGAAGTTTTTTAATTAGATCTcaattcacctccctcttgggccattcgatcctttcaccatCGAAGCCCCATTTCATGTACTGAtaggggcttgacgatgaatattagataattaccatatccgaGCATCCTAGGATTTCATGTAATTCTTGAATCATATCTATATCACCTGGAAGAGGATCCCTCGATGAAAGAAAATTATCTGTGGGTACCAAAGATGTCACGTAAACAGGACTATTTTTATCTCCAAAGGAGGACTCTAGAGGATGTACGATAcccatacacacacacacatagctAGGGGCCCTGCGGAGGACAAGCCAATAAAAGTTGAAGAAGTCACTCAAGCATTTTGACAAACCAGAAGACACCCAaagccgagcaaggaagtcgcCGACTTAGTTTAGATCCATTTAGCTTGCCCATAcccctttgtaacatgctcggatcaatacaagataaacatgatgtagtgttattatcctcagggagggtCGAACCTGTATAAAAGTCCCCCGTGTGTTCTTCTGCAATTCGTCTATTCAAAGCATCACCTTTTtgttcaacaagtttgttaaaTCGACGGTTCACAAATTATCAACAAACTCCATCAAGTTCTGTTTGAATTTGTATTATCCAGTGCCCTGATTCTATAAGATCATTGTTTATTTTGATTGCACGTGAAAGTGCACTCATATTGACTCCACATTGTGAACTGTTTTGCAATGACAAAAATATGCCCATGTCCCTAAAGGATGTTGAAGAAGCAACTTAAGTGGGTAAAAGAACTAGTTATCGATGTGCCTATTATCCCATAAATTGCTAGATCTTATGGTATGATGTTTATAGTAGCTTTTCTTTGAATTGTTCTTTGTGTTGGAAGTGAGGCCCAATCTCCCTAATGAAATTATGATCTGAATACATTAGTCACCATAATTTCCAAAAGAATGAACTATTGTAGCAAGTACTTGAATGATACTTGCTATAGATGGATGCAAGAAATCAATATCATACCAATTTGCTAAATCAAGTTGGAAGTTTAATTATGAACCTTGGATGTCATGGCTGAGACTCTAAACATGACATAACATATCATTCAGTTTTGTTATCTACAGGTTGATGTAGGTGGTAGCATAGCTTATCATTCCATTTTGTCTAATGAAGCTTTGTCTATATGCATACTCAATGCTATGATTTTTCTTAgcatttatcaaatttcaggCATACACCAGTATGCAACATACTAATAAGCCCAAATTTACTTTAAATCTCTTCAAAAGAACCAAGTGTAGTTTACATTAAATCATGTTTTCAGCATTCAAGATGTAGAATTAACCTAATTATATAGATAGCCATAATTTGATTGTATAGAATTGGGAGTCCATACTAGGAGTTCAGACTTTCAAACAGTTTATTGGTATCCGCACTATAACTGATGTTGTTTATATGCACGCTATATACTTTTATGGAGAGAGTCAAAGAAGCCTTTACATAGAAGCTGTTGTGGTTTAATTTCGGAAATGAAACTCGTGATTAGAAAATATTTCCATATGGATTTTTATAACATAATTCCTTTCTAAGGTCAAGTTTCACAAAATTCAACGGTTTTACAGGAGCTACACTTCATATCTTTGGCTTACCTTGTTTTTCAAATTCATGGTGACGTAAGAATCTGATAGAAACGAGACCTCTCTAAAAATATACCCACTCATTTTAGTTTGGTTTTGTTTCAGATGTACAGTACATGATGTAATACCAATTAATGCTAAATATAGCTGCAATTAGTTGCAGACTCCAGAACCACTGAAGCTTATGTATCTACAAACATAAAAGACGTTGTGTGACAATGCTGCGTGTAACCCCTTTTTTTAAATTCCCAATTATATATCAATCACTCATAATTGCCTATGATTTTTATTCAATGTTAACTCTCAAATTCATTTGTCTATATATGTGCCTATACATTTTTTCCTTGGTTGATTTCTAGATTTTGATGATAAAAGGAACAACTTACATGTACTTGAAGGCCAAACTGCCCAACATGCTGTCTCGGTCAAACTCTATAGCATTTCTCCCTTAAACTGAAAATTCTATTTATATTATCTCTGTTATGATGGCCAGTTAGAACGTGTCATCTTTAATTAGGAATTATATTGGTTAAAGGTCATGTGAGTTCACTACCGTTCCAAATCCTCTCAAGAGCTCGATTACAAACTCTTTAAGAGTTCATGGTTACAAACTAATGTTATCGTGTTTACGCACTTCTTCCTTTCCTTTGCTATATTTGATACTAAAGATACCAAATTATTAAAACTGTCTCACAGGAGGGCACGTGGAATGGAGCGCGCCAAATGGCGCACCATATTTCTAGTATCGGTTGAAAAGCTGAATGTTGCTTATATGCAAATAATTTATTCCCACTACACAACATTTACTATTGGTCGTATAGAAAATATCCTATTACCTTTTGTTGAGTATTGGATATGCAGATAGTCTACTTTACACGTAATGCTATGGTGGCCTCATTTTACCAAAACAGTTAAACATGATAATCATATTGTTGAGGGATCTCATCACAAACAGGAATAACTTCTATGTCTTAGTTTAATTTGGCCTTCTTacttagatatttatttttttatcatttatcATCAATAGCAGTGTCTCATCTACAATCGTGTGCACAACTCTAGGATGCTTGGTTTgaatatatattcaaatataaaattatttcctagtatttatatttttaataacgAAAGaaacttctaataatttttttggagTTTTGGCATATATTATGTAATaagttattttaattttttaatccaaTAATAATTTGTAATTTTTCGTCAATACTTAAATATTGTTCTGTGTGACGCCATTGACATATTTTTTCTCATATTGTCTGATATAAAAAGGGATTTTATCTTTATTTTGATTCATGTATACTTCTGTTTATTCAAATATAATTGGAATagggtaaaaaaatatttacttcATTACCATGGACATGGATTCCACGCTAGTGTTACCGGGACACGCGAGTCCAGAATTTTTTTTGCCACGTCAATGCCACACGTGGTGTGACACGCACTAGACTGTTCTCCGGTGAATCCAAGAGACTGACAAGACAAAGGAGGTGATGCTATTTAGCTGGTTTATAGAGATGCGCCGTCGTGGCCGGGAGCACAGAGATGAATCGCCGTGGCTAGATCCCTGTGACCGCCATTCTAGAGAGATGGAGGAGAGAGAGCCTGAGGAGGCGACCAGTGTTGAAAAAAAGCACAAAATACGAGAGTATTGGAGAGATGAGGCGAGCATGGACTACCTTTTACTAATTGGTCGTGTGAGATGGTGGCCGGCAACAAAGCGATCTATGGCGGCAGCAAAGTTGTGTTGGGGAACGGGAGCAAGAGAACAGtgagaggaaagaaaaaaaactgtgGTGGCTGCATGCGTGCATATAGACTAGAGCACAGACCAGGGTTCAAGTAAGTTACTTTAGACCTTTATATGGGCTGAATATGCCAGCAGCCATACACATAGAAACCCATCTCATTTATTCCCCACCCCCTACCCATCATCTTGTGATGAATCTATTCTGCGTGAGTATTTCGAAAATTTTAGTTCCTGTGGAGCTCAATAGCAGCTTTGCTGTGTAGCTATAAAGTTGAATTTCTATTTTCtgtatttataatattatatatatatatatatattagatgaatttttaaatCCTATTTTTTATGTTTGCTGGATCAGACACATCTGAATTGGGCACGATGGTGGTGGCAGCGGTCTTTAAGACCGTTTagacaaagaaaatattaaaaataggtGTGTATTCTAAATAATTATAGCAAGTACATATAAGCGTTAGCACAATTCCGTTTCCATAATATAAAGCAATGCCTATATCCACCTACCTAGGCTCATTGTGGTTGCACCGCTGGCTTCATCCAAAAGTTGGTGACATTTGTCTGTAGAATCTAGCACAATTCCATCGCCATAATAAAGCTAGGATTTTACAGACAAATATCACCAATGGCCTTGCTCTCACCATTCACTGTACAGTAGGGTTCTCTTGAGCTATCCTGCGCCCCGGTTGTCAGCGCCTCATGACTTGATAAGTTGGAAGAGGCACCGAGACAGAACCCCGGCGTTTCGCTTTCCTGGTCTCATCGCCTTCTCCGGCTACCCTCAGGCCTCAGATCTCAGAAGGTACGGTCTCCTCCCCTCTTTCCCCTCTTCTTCCGGTTCTGATTTGCGCCTCTTCTTTTATTCTCGCCATCAGAAGTATACGGCACCCGCTTGCCGCCGTCGTCGCACAGATTCGTCCCGGTCCGGTCACCCTCGTCGCCGTCGACATGCCGACATCGAAGACGGTGTCGACCTGCACTCCAGATCTGGAGGAGGGCACGCACGTGTTTGAGATCCTTGGGTACAGCAAGCACAGGGGCATGGGCAACAAGTTCATCAGGTCCGGCAccttctccgtcgccggccacgACTGGACCATCCTCTTCTACCCCGACGGGTCCAGAACTGACGACCTAGATTACATCTCAGTTTATCTCGAGCTCATGAGCCAAGGCTCCAAGGTGCGGGCATCCTGCGACCTGAGGCTGGTCGACCAGAGCACCGGGTTGTCGTCTTCGGTGCATAGGACAGGGCCGAGGATGTTTAATTCAAGTGATGACAGCAAGTATGCTCCACAGACTAGGTTGTCCAAGAAACGGAGCGAGTTGGAGTCTTCAGCGTACCTTCAGGATGATCGCCTCACGATTGAATGCATTGTCACTGTTTTCAAGGAACCATATGTATCTAAAACCGAATTCTTCAGCGAAATTGAGGTGCCACAGTCTGACATCATGGAGCACCTTGGCAAGTTGTTGGAGGAAAAGGAGGGTGCAGATGTCACTTTCAGTGTTGAAGGGGAGACTGTCGTGGCACATAAGATTGTGCTCGCCATGCGATCGCCTGTTTTCAAAGCAGAGTTCTTTGGGCCGATGAGGGAGGCAAGGGCGCAGCAAGTAACGATTGAGGACATGCAACCTGCTGTGTTTAGAGCCCTGCTGCATTTTATTTATACTGATTCTTTGCCTGGTACTGATGGCATTTGGGGTGCTGCTGCTGACAATGAAATGATCCGGCATTTGCTCGTGGCTGCAGATAGATATGCCGTGGACAGATTGAAGGTTATATGTCAAAGCATCCTTTGCAGGAATCTTGACGTGGAGACAGTGGCGACTACAATGGCTTTGGCTTATCAGCACAACTGTGACAGGCTTAAGGATGTTTGCCTTGAATTTATCACCCGTTCAAATGTGATGGATGCAGTGGTGGCAACCCAAGGTTATAAGAATCTCAAGGCGACTTGCCCTTCTGCCCTAGTAGATGCATTTGAAAAGACAAGTATGTTTCGTAAAACATGAGCACCTCAGTGCATCCTGTGGGTACTGGTGTTAGCTAGCTCTTAGATTATGCGAATAGTTTGCCAGACTTTGCTTGAGCAGCTCATCACAACTTAAACATTGGATGAGTAGCCTAGTGTCAGATGAACCTGAGAATGGTTAGTTAGTATAGTTCTTAGAATTTATAAACACAGAGTTTGCGAGATCAGTTCATCCTAAGCTTAATATAGTGATGTTTGGTACTCTCTCTTCATTTTTTTACCGAAATGATGTTTAGTACTTTAGTTTGGTCTTTGCATTTTCTTAATTAATTTGCCAGCTATATCTGTTGAAAAGCTGAATGTTGAATTCGTCCGCTTATATGCAAAGAATTTATTCGTACTATACAACATTTACTATTGGTCGTATAGAAAATCTCCTATTACCTTTTGTTTAGTATTGGATACGCAGATAGTCTACTTTACACGTAATGCTATGGTCGCCTCATTCTTACCAAAACAGCATTAAACATGATAATATCATATTGTTGAGGGGTCTCATCATAAATAGGAATAACTTCTCTGTCATAGTTTAATTTTGCCTCTTACTTAGGTTTTTTTAATCATTTATCATACTTCGTttggtcataaatacttgacgTTTTAATTAAGATCCCGTCAAACTTTAAAAATTTGACCATCAAtagtttctaaaatatttagtttgaaaatataaaaattatatgtgtagatttatcttgtaaaatactttcataatattgtatttttattagatattataattatattctaatagaaaatagtggttAAAGTTGTACGTcaaaaattgtgaaaaataaaaaatatcatgtatttttgAGCGAGGGAGTAGTTAGCAGTGTCTCATCTACAATCTTGTGCACAACTCTAGGATGCTTGCTTTgaatatatattcaaatatgaaatgatTTCCTAGTGTTTATATTTTTACTGCAGAAACAAACGTCTAATAAAACTTTCGGAGTTTTGGCATATATTATGTAATAagtgttttttttaatcaaataatAATTTGTATTACTTCATCAGTCCTTAAATATTGTTTGGTGAAACGCCATTGACATATTTTTTCCTCATATTGTCTGATATAATAAgagatttgatctttattttgatattatatacacacacacacacacttccTGTTTATTCAAATATAATTGGAACAGGGTATAAATATTTAATTCATTATCATGGGCATGGAATCCACGCACAAATTGTTTGATTTATGATGGAACATGCAAATCCTTGAGGATAGATTTTCAATATTACTATATTAAGGTTTAATTTTGAGTTATGTGGATTGCACATGCGGGCAGACTAGCCAAATGGAACTTAGTGTTTTGAGGCTTAACCTGTACATACATTTAGGTAATAATAGCAAAAGTTTCTGCAATGTGATTCTCAGAGTGATTCCAAGCCAGACTGAACTGATCTAACGGGGAAAGCTCATTGCATTGCTGAAGGTTATATATTATCCTCTAGCAACGGGGAGGCATCTATGATTTCTCCGTTCACAAGAGTTTACACATGTACCgcgccaaaaaaataaaatacctGCCTTCCTCGAACTAGGAGGATATCTCAAGTGGGCCCAAGTAGCaataaaaatagtttcaaaAGGTAATGATGCTCAATAATAAGGGTATGTGATTGAAATTTTACTTTTGTCTCGGCCACTTTTCTCAACCGCTGCAAATctcgatttttttaataatattattttattgaaaaattacaaaaataatagctaaatttaaaattttgcaagaaTAGATACCTGTTGGCACATGAAATATCGACACGGAACATGTTGGTATTCCGCATGCCGACAATCTACGTGGTATTAGGTTTAGGGCTTTGTTGGCACACGGAATACCGACAGGTTGTGGGCCCAGCTAAAGGGGTGTGCCACAGGATTTTCGTGCAGCGTACCGATCTATCGGCATTCCGCGTGCCAACAGGTGACACGTCATGAGCTATCGGCACGTGGAATGTCGACATGTGCCACGTTAGGTTTGTCGGCATTCCGTATGCCGACAAGTGCTACGTTAGGGTTGTCATCATTTCGTATGCCAACAAGCCTTTAATATCAACCCGACTGCTAATTCCTCTTTTGTTTCTCGTCTTCCACACACGCAGTCGAGCATAGAGCGGCGATGACTGCGCGCGGGAGCGAGGCGGCGACGGGCAAGAGCAGACCGGCGAGCGACAACCAGGCTTCAACGACTGACAACACGTGACGGCCTCAACCAGTGGGGAGCAACTTGACGGTGGCGGTGAGAATCttgtattttttataagaaataATAGTAAATAGTTAGAATACAGTAGAAAAAATTTGTATACAATATTTAAGAATAGAGTAGAAAAAATCTATAAtggtgtagaaaaaatagaaaagttaggataggaaatttagaatagagtagatcTAGTTCGGAAATTTgtaatagttagaaaaattagtataGTTAGGTAGAAAATTTAGTCTAGTTTGAAAATTTAGGTTAGAATAGTTTGAGGTAGTTCGGTAATGTAGAATATTTAGAAAAGTTTGAATGTTTAGATAATTTAGTATTAGcaatacttagaaaaatagtaggGAAATATTTAGAGAACTGTCAagtagagtagataatttaggagaataaggatatgaaatttagaGTAGAG
Protein-coding regions in this window:
- the LOC133896517 gene encoding BTB/POZ and MATH domain-containing protein 1-like encodes the protein MPTSKTVSTCTPDLEEGTHVFEILGYSKHRGMGNKFIRSGTFSVAGHDWTILFYPDGSRTDDLDYISVYLELMSQGSKVRASCDLRLVDQSTGLSSSVHRTGPRMFNSSDDSKYAPQTRLSKKRSELESSAYLQDDRLTIECIVTVFKEPYVSKTEFFSEIEVPQSDIMEHLGKLLEEKEGADVTFSVEGETVVAHKIVLAMRSPVFKAEFFGPMREARAQQVTIEDMQPAVFRALLHFIYTDSLPGTDGIWGAAADNEMIRHLLVAADRYAVDRLKVICQSILCRNLDVETVATTMALAYQHNCDRLKDVCLEFITRSNVMDAVVATQGYKNLKATCPSALVDAFEKTSMFRKT